The proteins below come from a single Balaenoptera acutorostrata chromosome 2, mBalAcu1.1, whole genome shotgun sequence genomic window:
- the TEKTL1 gene encoding coiled-coil domain-containing protein 105 — protein MPVLIPPVEHSQDTRVGPPAWREATKALTQKAHQLTDRCGQEAVTMWQPKDSVRDPHVARHLCRAAYILPWRFRVEMLKGGSTMEKPPPGEGVTLWKGKMKPPAWHARLPLPIHRDARALQTAEVVHAHARGARLTAARLSRAQHQINGQLRLLQRQREATDHRLSEVRKALLINQQSVKLRGYRPKSEKIPDKADRMLTWEKEELKRMKRKMEKDMEKSEALLKTLASCRDTLVFCCKERLQAVELMNQPLDKVLEQAGRHSWVNLSRVPTPRTQGLKTPPPDPVGTYTPECATALCEAKRLLMESKDTLLDMAKNEEDIRGQQQQISDRVCASLAQKMRETLELKDMLNMTLGLMRGTIHRCTKFNQEMYITRGLVKGPLSERHLETREKLDRPLVRMYQRHVGTQLPEATRLAQGTDKLQRRISHVEKNLEELLSMRRNLTWSLNCKKIGQDVDYSVVRLRLRQRHPHVCYEQAQRLVNDRDPHTPPRAQSSIARK, from the exons ATGCCCGTGTTGATACCCCCGGTTGAGCACAGCCAGGACACGCGTGTTGGGCCTCCAGCATGGCGCGAGGCGACCAAGGCCTTGACACAGAAGGCGCACCAGCTGACCGACCGCTGTGGGCAAGAGGCGGTGACCATGTGGCAACCCAAGGACAGCGTGCGGGACCCACACGTGGCGCGCCACCTCTGCCGGGCCGCCTACATCCTGCCCTGGCGCTTCCGCGTGGAGATGCTCAAAGGTGGCAGCACCATGGAGAAGCCACCGCCGGGTGAGGGCGTTACGTTGTGGAAGGGCAAGATGAAGCCGCCTGCCTGGCACGCGCGCCTGCCGCTGCCCATACACCGCGACGCGCGGGCCCTGCAGACGGCCGAGGTGGTGCACGCGCACGCTCGTGGGGCGCGCCTCACTGCCGCCCGCCTCAGCCGCGCCCAGCACCAGATCAATGGGCAGCTGCGGTTGCTGCAGCGCCAGCGGGAGGCTACCGACCACAGGCTCAGCGAAGTGCGCAAGGCACTGCTTATTAACCAGCAGAGCGTCAAGCTCCGGGGCTACCGGCCCAAGTCTGAGAAG ATCCCTGACAAAGCTGACAGGATGCTTACCTGGGAGAAAGAGGAACTAAAGAGAATGAagaggaagatggagaaagatatgGAAAAATCAGAGGCCCTGCTCAAG ACCCTGGCCTCCTGCCGCGACACTCTGGTCTTCTGCTGTAAGGAGAGGCTCCAAGCTGTGGAGCTAATGAACCAGCCGCTGGACAAGGTTCTGGAGCAGGCGGGCCGCCACTCTTGGGTGAACCTCTCCCGAGTTCCCACCCCGCGCACTCAGGGCCTGAAAACCCCGCCTCCAGACCCTGTGGGCACCTATACCCCAG AGTGCGCCACGGCGCTGTGCGAAGCCAAGCGACTGTTAATGGAGTCCAAGGACACTTTGCTAGATATGGCAAAGAACGAGGAGGACATCCGAGGGCAGCAACAGCAGATAAGCGACCGCGTGTGCGCCTCGCTAGCGCAGAAAATGCGCGAGACCTTGGAGCTGAAG GATATGCTGAACATGACCTTAGGACTAATGAGGGGAACTATCCACCGGTGCACGAAATTCAACCAGGAGATGTACATCACCCGCGGCCTCGTCAAG GGTCCTCTGTCAGAAAGGCACCTGGAGACTCGAGAGAAACTGGACAGACCTCTGGTTCGCATGTATCAGAGACACGTGGGCACCCAACTCCCGGAGGCCACGCGCCTCGCCCAG GGCACTGACAAACTGCAGCGCCGCATCTCGCATGTGGAAAAGAACCTGGAGGAGCTGCTCTCCATGCGCAGGAACCTCACCTGGAGCCTCAACTGCAAGAAGATCGGGCAGGACGTGGACTACAGCGTGGTGCGCTTGCGCCTCCGCCAGCGGCACCCGCACGTGTGCTACGAGCAGGCGCAGCGCCTGGTCAACGACCGGGACCCACACACGCCGCCGCGCGCGCAGTCCAGCATCGCCCGCAAGTGA